In the genome of Mangifera indica cultivar Alphonso chromosome 9, CATAS_Mindica_2.1, whole genome shotgun sequence, the window atgataacaataCACGCAAGGTGAGTTAGGTAGAAAGTCCCCatcatttattataactaaaatatatatagggtGGCAAGCAAGGAGGaaggataatataaaatatgattagcGCAAATTCGAACTAAAATAAGTTTGAACAAGGTTTAGCTTGAAATTGACTCAAAATCGATGAATTGAGGTTCAAACTTGtcttaaaaatgaattaactTTGAATTTAATCTGAACTGAGCTAAACTTGAATGTTTAGGTCAGTTTaaactcaatatttttttatgaaaatggaTCCAATTCTTGCATTCAAAGTGCACTTGTTCGATTCAAGCTTGAACAACTTAAATCTAATCTAACCCTAAATGTGATTGCTTCATAAAAAgtatctaaaattttcaaaaaaacagcAAAATTGAAGgacataataaatatgaataattatatatctatatgattaaataattttaaattaaaaataaaataatactcaattatatgatatcatGATAGTAATTGTTTATACCtatatttataatcattattAGTGTAAATAGTAGTGCACTTTCACTTAcgagtattaaaaaaattatctcatcgAATCGAAAAATagactatttaaaaaattaactcagATATCAATTTAAGAATAtcacaaaactgaaatttcagTATGGTTACCAGTTtgcctattttttaaaactagctTATCAAACCAAATcagttttcaaaaaataataaagcgCCAAACTATGTTTTGTTGAAAAGTAGGTGAACCTATGAAATTCCcatttatgattttctttttgtaattggTTAGCTTAAAAATAATGTCAAACCCATTGGGTTATCCACACCCCTAGTTTACTTGTCAGAAAGAAGATCCAAAGAATCAGGCATTATATTTGCTTGTTTTAATATACTATCGTTCTTGAAAGCCCTGCCTCTTGCCTCCGAGGTGTACATGGAATTGAAAAATTCTATTCATTCATGAAAGTCAATTAGCTGGTTTAGTATTTATAGGCACCTTTTGGAGTCACTTGGTCATAATACTTCATATCAATGGCTCCAAGTTTCAACGACTGTGAATCGCTCTTCAACTTCGTTGTTAAAAGCGGCAATGGCGTGAAAGGCATGGTGGACATGGGGCTATCAGAGGTACCAGATCCCTACATTCAACCACCACAAGAGCGAATCGACAAGCAAACTGCACGCCTACACGCTCTGCCGCCCATCGACTTGGCCAAGCTTGACGGGGCTCAGCACGAGCAAGCGGTGGAAGAAATTACCCGAGCTGCTAGCACTCTTGGGTTCTTCCAAGTGGTGAACCATGGCGTGCCCGTTGAGTTGCTGGAGTCGCTTAAGGAAGCTGCTCACGCTTTCTTCGGCCAGTCGCCGGAAAAGAAGGCTGTTTATTGCAAAGGCGTGAGTCCGACCCCGTTGGTGAAATATGGAACGAGCTTTGTGCCTGAGAAGGAGAAAGCATTGGAATGGAAAGACTATGTTAGTATGATTTATACTAGTGACGCTGAAGCCCTTCAACAGTGGCCTCAAGAATGCCAGTAAGATCTCTACTTCACAGTTTTTACTGCAAATTTTGCCGGTTTCTTAATATGGTTTCCTATTAGAGTAATTACATtgcccacccaagttttggccTGAAAACCTTCTCCAGCAGTgatgacataaataacatattttcatccaaaatcaaatttggtttaaaaaactaacactGTATtggcaaaatagtaattttactatctataaattttaaaaaattaaaaaaaaaacttttcacATATCAAATTGAGAAATTTCATTTATGACAATTAGACCTATTTACgagtttgaaaatatacaatttaatgtttgcaaaaatttgaaaacccttGCCATCAACCAGAATTTCACCTCATAATCAATCCATTGTCTTCACCACCTACAACAACATGACCATTTTCTCTTCCACCTCACAAGAAGTTGGCCAAGAAGTCGACATCAtcaaattttgtcaatgaattgATGATGCCACCAATTCAAGATGAAATCTGGTTCGTATGGTCAAATTTTGTCAACAATGATAGGATTTAAGGTTTAAATGATGGAACGGGGTTTTGTGTAAATTGGATatctatatgatttttttttaattttgttaattttgagaaaatataataattttgaaaacaatttattagagataacataataatttaactttttaatactGTCTTAGGTTATTTTTCAGTCAACAGAgctttattttggattaaaaatattatttatgttattaaggGGTAGAAAAGGTTTTTGAACCAAACTATGGGTGGGACAAGCAATTTACTCTTTCTTATGTATCTCTCTTATTTTTGCAAGGGAAGTTGCACTCGAGTACTTAAGAACATCAATCAAGATGGTGAGAAAACTACTTGAAGTTTTGTTTCAGAATCTTGGAGTGACTCTTGAAGACTCCAAAATCGATGCTCTAATTGGGACCAAGATGGTGAACATGAACTATTATCCTGCATGCCCTAATCCAGAGCTTACTGTTGGTGTGGGACGGCACTCAGATCTTGGCATCCTTACTGTTCTTCTTCAAGATGGAATCGGTGGTTTATATGTAAAAGTAGAAGAAGATGTTGATTCAGGGAGAAAAGGCCAATGGGTTGAGATTCCGCCAGTACCCGGTGCTTTAGTTATCAATGTTGGCGACTCTTTACAGGTAGATTATAATTTCGATCTGAGcgtcaaaatatatataattctttttctacctcaaaattttaaaattttaacatttgaaagaatttatatttaggTCAAAAAGATCGTATTTCACCCCCAAGATTAGTCTTTTATAGAGTTTCtaactattaactttaaaaaacttaaatacacattaatctgttaattttaagataACAATATTAGAGTGACAAATCACGCGACCGAGATCTGA includes:
- the LOC123226450 gene encoding scopoletin 8-hydroxylase-like produces the protein MAPSFNDCESLFNFVVKSGNGVKGMVDMGLSEVPDPYIQPPQERIDKQTARLHALPPIDLAKLDGAQHEQAVEEITRAASTLGFFQVVNHGVPVELLESLKEAAHAFFGQSPEKKAVYCKGVSPTPLVKYGTSFVPEKEKALEWKDYVSMIYTSDAEALQQWPQECQEVALEYLRTSIKMVRKLLEVLFQNLGVTLEDSKIDALIGTKMVNMNYYPACPNPELTVGVGRHSDLGILTVLLQDGIGGLYVKVEEDVDSGRKGQWVEIPPVPGALVINVGDSLQIISNGRYKSAEHRVGTTSTNSRVSIPIFTMPKPTEKIGPLPHLVEQEGTCFKELLFQDYMNNFFSNAHDGKKSLEFALATSL